From one Kwoniella shandongensis chromosome 4, complete sequence genomic stretch:
- a CDS encoding nicotinate-nucleotide diphosphorylase (carboxylating): protein MSAESDLQPGQNLAHLLPPSWKGDVQRWFAEDTPSFDWAGFVVGEEEQEAILWGKSGGILAGVPFFDEVFKQVDCKVEWLMEEGSVVPPNTKTKVAIVTGKARQLLLGERVALNTLARCSGIATVSRRFRDLARAEGWKGVVAGTRKTTPGFRLVEKYGMMVGGVDPHRHDLSSMVMLKDNHIWATGSITAAVQTVRRVAGFSLLVNVECQNLAEADEAIAAGANIVMLDNLVGEELHGAARELKKKWKGQGREFLIETSGGIVEGSLTARVGPDIDILSTSAVHQSCPHVDFSLKIQPKKKS, encoded by the exons ATGTCGGCAGAATCAGACTTACAACCGGGTCAGAACctcgctcacctccttcctccgtCCTGGAAGGGTGACGTCCAGCGATGGTTCGCAGAAGACACACCTTCATTCGATTGGGCCGGGTTCGTtgtcggtgaagaagagcaagaggCGATCTTGTGGGGCAAAAGTGGG GGTATTCTAGCTGGTGTACCGTTCTTTGACGAAGTGTTCAAGCAAGTCGActgcaa GGTCGAGTGGCTCATGGAGGAAGGGTCTGTCGTGCCTCCCAACACCAAGACGAAAGTCGCCATCGTGACTGGTAAAGCTCGTCAGCTTCTCCTTGGCGAACGAGTTGCCTTGAACACCCTCGCGAGATGTAGTGGTATCGCAACTGT GTCGAGACGATTCCGAGATTTGGCTCGAgcagaagggtggaagggtgtTGTTGCCGGAACAAGAAAGACAACGCCCGGATTCAGATTGGTGGAGAAATACGGGATGATGGTTGGAGGTGTTGATCCTCATCGACATGATCTGTCGTCGATGGTCATGTTGAAAGACAACCACATATGGGCTACGG GCTCGATCACTGCGGCCGTGCAAACTGTCCGCCGAGTGGCCGgtttctcccttcttgtcaATGTTGAATGTCAGAACCTCGCCGAAGCAGACGAGGCGATCGCAGCGGGTGCGAACATTGTCATGCTTGACAACTTGGTAGGGGAGGAATTGCATGGTGCAGCTcgggagttgaagaagaagtggaaaggCCAAGGAAGGGAGTTCTTAATTGAGACGAGTGGAGGTATTGTCGAAGGAAGCTTGACAGCGCGAGTTGGACCGG ACAttgacatcctctccacttctgcCGTTCACCAAAGTTGCCCGCACGTCGATTTCTCACTCAAGATCCAacccaagaagaagtcataG
- a CDS encoding phosphate:H+ symporter, which translates to MATSFEAEKAHANLAVSAGERRRAALAEIDEAKFSYFHAKACVVAGIGFFTDAYDIFSISIAATMIGYVYHNGGANSTNQDLGIKVAHSIGTFFGQLLFGFLADHVGRKRMYGIELMIIIVGTLGQTVTGHAPGINFYGVMIMWRFIMGVGIGGDYPVSAVITSEFAARKIRGRMMTAVFASQGWGNFTSAIVSVIVIAASKGAIHRQPLTNLAAIDRAWRLIIGIGCVPAAIALYFRLTLPETPRYTMDIERNIKQASSDVDTYLTTGTYVVDPLHNVERAEVPKATWADFRQHFGQWKNAKILIGTAWSWFALDIAFYGLGLNSTTILTTIGFGSSTNLPTKQENMYQTLFNASVGNIILAVGGLIPGYYATFFLVDSWGRKPIQLMGFTVLTVLFVIMGFGYDKILSTGSGKKAFVFLYCMANFFQNFGPNTTTFIIPGEVFPTRYRSTGHGISAASGKLGAIVAQVGFSRMINIGGKNKFLKHILEIFAFFMLTGIFSTLLLPETKNKTLEDLSLEEQDNFVRDTVIGGVGAHPLPKAAPSSGSSDDERNAHEVV; encoded by the exons ATGGCTACTAGCTTTGAAGCTGAAAAGGCTCATGCCAACCTCGCCGTCTCCGCTGGCGAGAGACGACGTGCCGCCCTCGCCGAGATCGATGAGGCAAAGTTCTCCTACTTTCACGCTAAGGCGTGTGTCGTCGCTG GTATCGGATTCTTCACCGACGCGTACGatatcttctccatctccatcgccgCCACCATGATTGGTTACGTCTACCATAATGGCGGCGCCAACAGCACCAACCAAGATCTCGGTATCAAGGTTGCTCACTCCATCGGTACCTTCTTCGGTCAGCTCTTATTCGGTTTTTTGGCCGACCATGTCGGTCGGAAAAGGATGTACGGTATTGAATTA ATGATCATTATCGTCGGTACTCTCGGTCAAACCGTCACTGGTCACGCTCCCGGTATCAACTTCTACGGTGTGATGATCATGTGGAGATTCATCATGGGTGTGGGAATCGGTGGCGACTACCCCGTATCCGCAGTCATCACCTCCGAGTTCGCTGCACGAAAAATCAGAGGTCGAATGATGACAGCCGTCTTTGCCTCTCAAGGTTGGGGTAACT TCACCTCCGCCATCGTCTCTGTTATCGTCATCGCTGCTTCCAAGGGCGCCATTCACCGACAACCTCTTACCAACCTGGCGGCCATTGACCGTGCATGGCGACTCATCATTGGTATCGGTTGTGTTCCCGCTGCCATCGCTCTCTACTTCCGTCTCACTCTGCCCGAGACACCCCGATACACCATGGACATTGAGCGAAACATCAAGCAAGCCTCTTCCGACGTCGACACCTACCTCACCACCGGTACTTACGTTGTTGACCCACTCCACAACGTCGAGCGTGCCGAGGTCCCCAAGGCCACTTGGGCTGACTTCAGACAACACTTTGGTCAATGGAAGAATGCGAAGATCCTCATCGGTAcagcttggtcttggttCGCACTCGACATTGCCTTCTACGGTCTTGGCTTGaactccaccaccatcctcactACCATCGGTTTCGGTTCTTCTACCAACCTCCCCACTAAGCAAGAAAACATGTATCAGACCCTCTTCAACGCTTCCGTCGGAAATATCATCTTGGCTGTCGGTGGTCTCATC CCCGGTTACTAcgctaccttcttcttggtcgactCATGGGGCCGAAAGCCCATCCAGCTTATGGGCTTCACCGTCCTcaccgtcctcttcgtcatcatggGTTTCGGATACGATAAGATCCTCTCGACTGGTTCGGGCAAGAAAG ccttcgtcttcttgtaCTGTATGGCCAACTTCTTCCAAAACTTCGGTCCCAACACGACAAC CTTCATTATCCCCGGTGAGGTCTTCCCCACTCGATACAGGAGTACTGGACACGGTATCTCTGCTGCATCAGGCAAGCTCGGTGCTATCGTCGCTCAAGTTGGATTTTCGCGAATGATCAACATTGGAGGCAAGAACAAGTTCTTGAAGCACATTCTTGAGATtttcgccttcttcatgTTGACCGGCATAttctcaactcttctcttGCCGGagaccaag AACAAGACTCTCGAGGACCTTTCACTCGAGGAGCAAGATAACTTTGTGCGGGACACGGTTATCGGTGGTGTGGGCGCTCACCCCTTGCCCAAGGCCGCTCCTTCGTCTGGCTCCTCGGACGACGAGCGAAATGCACACGAGGTCGTATAG